A part of Salvelinus alpinus chromosome 5, SLU_Salpinus.1, whole genome shotgun sequence genomic DNA contains:
- the LOC139576810 gene encoding rho-related BTB domain-containing protein 2-like isoform X1 — protein sequence MEPSSQSQTLVNPMHHFLMLRPQLMDSDMDYERPNVETIKCVVVGDNAVGKTRLICARACNATLTQYQLLATHVPTVWAIDQYRVCQEVLERSRDVVDDVSVSLRLWDTFGDHHKDRRFAYGRSDVVVLCFSIANPNSLYHVKTMWYPEIKHFCPRAPVILVGCQLDLRYADLEAVNRARRPLARPIKYNEILPPERGREVAKELGVPYYETSVVAQFGVKDVFDNAIRAALISRRHLQFWKSHLRNVQRSLLQAPFLPPKPPPPIITVPPPPTTTEEHPGRLLEDPLCSDVILVIQEKQRIFAHKIYLATSSSKFYDLFILDARSEETERPPRATALSGREMLMRAASFDVCESPDEGDRANLRACTSDGTLRDSEGGRRGRLLSTWSRAFVSIQEEMVDDPVTYSPRPMTVVHMDQSMQLGPFRAVLRYLYTGQLDEHEKELMHIAHIAELLEVFDLRMMVANILNNEAFMNQEITKAFHVRRTNRVKECLAKGTFSDVVFKLDDGTIMAHKPLLISSCDWMAAMFGGPFVESCTKEVLFPNTTRSCMRAVLEYLYTGRFCSRTDLDAMELIVLANRLCLPHLVALTELYTVTVLMEAAMMGADIDGDVLLYLEMAQFHCAQQLTGWCLHHICTNYNSVCRKFPRDMKATSTDNQDYFEKHRWPPVWFLKEDDHYQRARKERDKEDYLYQRRQCKRKWLFWNFPSSPSANSASSGSNAVV from the exons ATGGAGCCCTCTTCTCAGTCTCAAACATTGGTCAATCCGATGCACCATTTCCTTATGTTGAG GCCCCAGTTGATGGATTCTGACATGGACTATGAGAGGCCAAATGTTGAGACTATCAAGTGTGTGGTGGTAGGGGACAACGCTGTTGGGAAGACCCGCCTTATCTGTGCCCGGGCCTGTAATGCCACACTCACTCAGTACCAATTGCTTGCTACACATGTACCCACTGTCTGGGCCATAGACCAGTACAGAGTTTGCCAGGAG GTTCTGGAGCGATCTAGGGATGTGGTGGATGACGTCAGTGTGTCGCTGCGGCTCTGGGACACGTTCGGGGACCATCACAAGGACCGACGCTTTGCGTATGGAAG GTCGGATGTGGTGGTTCTGTGTTTCTCCATCGCCAACCCCAACTCCTTGTACCATGTGAAGACCATGTGGTACCCTGAGATCAAACATTTCTGCCCCCGGGCTCCAGTCATCCTGGTAGGCTGCCAGCTGGACCTGCGCTACGCTGACCTGGAGGCAGTCAACAGGGCACGACGGCCACTAGCAAG ACCCATTAAATACAATGAGATTCTGCCTCCAGAGAGGGGCCGTGAAGTGGCCAAAGAGCTGGGAGTGCCGTACTATGAGACCAGCGTTGTGGCTCAGTTTGGAGTAAAGGACGTATTTGATAACGCCATCCGGGCCGCCCTAATCTCACGACGCCACCTGCAGTTCTGGAAGTCACACCTGCGCAATGTGCAGCGGTCCCTCCTCCAGGCCCCCTTCCTGCCTCCCAAACCCCCACCACCCATCATCACTGTGCCacctccccccaccaccactgAGGAACATCCTGGCCGTCTTCTAGAGGACCCCCTGTGTTCCGATGTCATCCTGGTCATACAGGAGAAGCAGAGAATCTTCGCCCACAAGATCTACTTGGCCACGTCCTCCTCCAAGTTCTATGACCTCTTCATCCTGGACGCCCGGTCTGAGGAGACTGAGCGGCCCCCACGCGCCACCGCTCTGTCTGGCCGTGAGATGCTGATGCGTGCTGCCAGCTTTGATGTGTGTGAGAGCCCTGACGAAGGTGACAGGGCCAACCTGCGGGCCTGCACCAGTGACGGCACCCTGAGGGACTCTGAAGGGGGCCGGAGGGGCAGACTGCTGTCTACCTGGAGCAGGGCTTTTGTCAGCATCCAGGAGGAGATGGTGGATGACCCAGTGACCTACAGCCCCAGGCCTATGACCGTGGTGCACATGGACCAGTCCATGCAGCTGGGGCCCTTCCGCGCTGTGCTGCGCTACCTGTACACTGGTCAGCTGGACGAGCACGAGAAGGAGCTAATGCACATCGCACACATTGCTGAGCTGCTGGAGGTCTTTGACCTGCGCATGATGGTGGCCAATATCCTTAACAACGAGGCCTTCATGAACCAGGAAATCACCAAAGCCTTTCATGTACGGCGCACCAACAGAGTCAAAGAGTGCCTGGCCAAAGGCACCTTTTCTG ATGTAGTGTTCAAGCTGGATGATGGAACGATCATGGCCCATAAGCCCCTGCTCATCTCCAGCTGTGACTGGATGGCAGCTATGTTTGGGGGGCCCTTTGTGGAGAGCTGCACCAAAGAA GTGCTGTTTCCTAACACGACTCGCAGCTGTATGAGGGCTGTGCTGGAGTACCTGTACACTGGGCGCTTCTGTTCCCGCACTGACCTGGATGCCATGGAGCTCATTGTTCTTGCCAACCGTCTTTGTCTCCCACACCTAGTTGCACTAACGG AACTCTACACAGTGACAGTGCTGATGGAGGCTGCTATGATGGGGGCTGATATTGACGGAGATGTGCTGTTATACCTGGAGATGGCTCAG TTCCATTGTGCCCAACAGCTAACTGGCTGGTGCCTTCACCACATCTGCACCAACTATAATAGTGTGTGCCGCAAGTTTCCTCGAGACATGAAGGCCACGTCTACAG ACAACCAGGACTACTTTGAGAAGCACCGCTGGCCACCAGTGTGGTTCCTGAAGGAGGATGACCACTACCAGAGAGCAAGGAAGGAGCGGGACAAGGAGGACTACCTGTACCAGAGGAGACAGTGTAAACGCAAGTGGCTCTTCTGGAActttccctcttctccctctgccAACTCCGCCTCTTCTGGTTCCAATGCTGTCGTCTGA
- the LOC139576810 gene encoding rho-related BTB domain-containing protein 2-like isoform X2, protein MDSDMDYERPNVETIKCVVVGDNAVGKTRLICARACNATLTQYQLLATHVPTVWAIDQYRVCQEVLERSRDVVDDVSVSLRLWDTFGDHHKDRRFAYGRSDVVVLCFSIANPNSLYHVKTMWYPEIKHFCPRAPVILVGCQLDLRYADLEAVNRARRPLARPIKYNEILPPERGREVAKELGVPYYETSVVAQFGVKDVFDNAIRAALISRRHLQFWKSHLRNVQRSLLQAPFLPPKPPPPIITVPPPPTTTEEHPGRLLEDPLCSDVILVIQEKQRIFAHKIYLATSSSKFYDLFILDARSEETERPPRATALSGREMLMRAASFDVCESPDEGDRANLRACTSDGTLRDSEGGRRGRLLSTWSRAFVSIQEEMVDDPVTYSPRPMTVVHMDQSMQLGPFRAVLRYLYTGQLDEHEKELMHIAHIAELLEVFDLRMMVANILNNEAFMNQEITKAFHVRRTNRVKECLAKGTFSDVVFKLDDGTIMAHKPLLISSCDWMAAMFGGPFVESCTKEVLFPNTTRSCMRAVLEYLYTGRFCSRTDLDAMELIVLANRLCLPHLVALTELYTVTVLMEAAMMGADIDGDVLLYLEMAQFHCAQQLTGWCLHHICTNYNSVCRKFPRDMKATSTDNQDYFEKHRWPPVWFLKEDDHYQRARKERDKEDYLYQRRQCKRKWLFWNFPSSPSANSASSGSNAVV, encoded by the exons ATGGATTCTGACATGGACTATGAGAGGCCAAATGTTGAGACTATCAAGTGTGTGGTGGTAGGGGACAACGCTGTTGGGAAGACCCGCCTTATCTGTGCCCGGGCCTGTAATGCCACACTCACTCAGTACCAATTGCTTGCTACACATGTACCCACTGTCTGGGCCATAGACCAGTACAGAGTTTGCCAGGAG GTTCTGGAGCGATCTAGGGATGTGGTGGATGACGTCAGTGTGTCGCTGCGGCTCTGGGACACGTTCGGGGACCATCACAAGGACCGACGCTTTGCGTATGGAAG GTCGGATGTGGTGGTTCTGTGTTTCTCCATCGCCAACCCCAACTCCTTGTACCATGTGAAGACCATGTGGTACCCTGAGATCAAACATTTCTGCCCCCGGGCTCCAGTCATCCTGGTAGGCTGCCAGCTGGACCTGCGCTACGCTGACCTGGAGGCAGTCAACAGGGCACGACGGCCACTAGCAAG ACCCATTAAATACAATGAGATTCTGCCTCCAGAGAGGGGCCGTGAAGTGGCCAAAGAGCTGGGAGTGCCGTACTATGAGACCAGCGTTGTGGCTCAGTTTGGAGTAAAGGACGTATTTGATAACGCCATCCGGGCCGCCCTAATCTCACGACGCCACCTGCAGTTCTGGAAGTCACACCTGCGCAATGTGCAGCGGTCCCTCCTCCAGGCCCCCTTCCTGCCTCCCAAACCCCCACCACCCATCATCACTGTGCCacctccccccaccaccactgAGGAACATCCTGGCCGTCTTCTAGAGGACCCCCTGTGTTCCGATGTCATCCTGGTCATACAGGAGAAGCAGAGAATCTTCGCCCACAAGATCTACTTGGCCACGTCCTCCTCCAAGTTCTATGACCTCTTCATCCTGGACGCCCGGTCTGAGGAGACTGAGCGGCCCCCACGCGCCACCGCTCTGTCTGGCCGTGAGATGCTGATGCGTGCTGCCAGCTTTGATGTGTGTGAGAGCCCTGACGAAGGTGACAGGGCCAACCTGCGGGCCTGCACCAGTGACGGCACCCTGAGGGACTCTGAAGGGGGCCGGAGGGGCAGACTGCTGTCTACCTGGAGCAGGGCTTTTGTCAGCATCCAGGAGGAGATGGTGGATGACCCAGTGACCTACAGCCCCAGGCCTATGACCGTGGTGCACATGGACCAGTCCATGCAGCTGGGGCCCTTCCGCGCTGTGCTGCGCTACCTGTACACTGGTCAGCTGGACGAGCACGAGAAGGAGCTAATGCACATCGCACACATTGCTGAGCTGCTGGAGGTCTTTGACCTGCGCATGATGGTGGCCAATATCCTTAACAACGAGGCCTTCATGAACCAGGAAATCACCAAAGCCTTTCATGTACGGCGCACCAACAGAGTCAAAGAGTGCCTGGCCAAAGGCACCTTTTCTG ATGTAGTGTTCAAGCTGGATGATGGAACGATCATGGCCCATAAGCCCCTGCTCATCTCCAGCTGTGACTGGATGGCAGCTATGTTTGGGGGGCCCTTTGTGGAGAGCTGCACCAAAGAA GTGCTGTTTCCTAACACGACTCGCAGCTGTATGAGGGCTGTGCTGGAGTACCTGTACACTGGGCGCTTCTGTTCCCGCACTGACCTGGATGCCATGGAGCTCATTGTTCTTGCCAACCGTCTTTGTCTCCCACACCTAGTTGCACTAACGG AACTCTACACAGTGACAGTGCTGATGGAGGCTGCTATGATGGGGGCTGATATTGACGGAGATGTGCTGTTATACCTGGAGATGGCTCAG TTCCATTGTGCCCAACAGCTAACTGGCTGGTGCCTTCACCACATCTGCACCAACTATAATAGTGTGTGCCGCAAGTTTCCTCGAGACATGAAGGCCACGTCTACAG ACAACCAGGACTACTTTGAGAAGCACCGCTGGCCACCAGTGTGGTTCCTGAAGGAGGATGACCACTACCAGAGAGCAAGGAAGGAGCGGGACAAGGAGGACTACCTGTACCAGAGGAGACAGTGTAAACGCAAGTGGCTCTTCTGGAActttccctcttctccctctgccAACTCCGCCTCTTCTGGTTCCAATGCTGTCGTCTGA